One part of the Pecten maximus chromosome 9, xPecMax1.1, whole genome shotgun sequence genome encodes these proteins:
- the LOC117334562 gene encoding uncharacterized protein LOC117334562 isoform X4 — MAAKYQSTKETVNFARICRVMVDVVPDVFRELLLCRLPASGLAPTLGNQKSQIFSQLNKQQKKILYPPVGMFVGSLKDLDVSLIYILLRNLGNIPPHQNGWGKSPDPADRSLSANIERLRIHRNEAYAHANTAFLSDGDFQTRWVDIRQSVEEIEKVVPMKMTFFTEIDSILTMRIDPLTETLNVLIKKLEDKTNDVKDQQDTTANDVDEIRGEISGLKDQHDTMATNVDNIKGEFDDFKGRQDMLKTGVANVKGEISDVQDRLDTIKKDMERHKERDPKMVSMIETTKNMINNERKSYQFIATKSFCDAREKLLKNRIVIIQGNTGDGKSSIAIELLRSLCSEEEQQKNLCRQPLELYDIKDLDSVAPKSQLVVYLDDIFGKNAVCYADVEEWEKRQKAVLSKFCESEHSESNFLVITIRSGILNSLDSSCLENIFTEQNIIDLNEYKDEKEKLELLRLYEPKDEFVKWTDDEEKEIIRSAPDIGFPQCCRLFRDTPALQEERLNFFRRPFHFMKSALAKLKDGKFYGLLYLFLNGGKLMENDLDPSSENINNKLLEAAFAVDVVRVIPTSELMYNKGRKPEFVKESLESLLGSLVKKEFTEIEGGFDSYYKFNHDSIEETVAFLYGEKTPIGYIQNCPSKFLSFLTTAKHTPNRIVISSYEKKRCHVQTLTQRV; from the exons atggcagccaAGTACCAATCTACCAAGGAAACTGTCAATTTTGCGCGAATTTGTAGAGTAATGGTTGATGTTGTCCCAGATGTCTTCAGAGAATTACTGCTCTGCCGTCTGCCAGCTTCTGGACTTGCCCCTACTCTTGGCAACCAGAAGTCACAGATCTTCTCCCAGTTGAATAAACAGCAGAAGAAGATCCTGTACCCCCCAGTTGGAATGTTTGTAGGTTCTCTGAAAGATTTAGATGTATCACTTATCTACATCTTACTTAGGAACTTAGGAAATATTCCTCCTCACCAGAATGGTTGGGGGAAAAGTCCAGATCCTGCAGACAGGTCTCTTTCTGCCAACATTGAGCGTCTGCGTATTCATCGTAATGAAGCATACGCACATGCAAATACTGCCTTCCTTTCTGATGGAGATTTTCAGACAAGATGGGTGGACATCAGACAGAGTGTGGAGGAGATAGAGAAAGTTGTCCcaatgaaaatgacatttttcacGGAGATAGACAGCATACTGACCATGAGGATTGACCCCTTAACAGAGACTTTGAATGTTCTTATAAAGAAACTTGAAG ATAAAACCAATGATGTAAAAGACCAGCAAGATACGACAGCAAACGATGTGGATGAAATAAGAG GGGAGATCAGTGGTCTCAAAGATCAACATGACACAATGGCAACTAATGTGGATAACATAAAGG GGGAATTTGATGACTTCAAAGGTAGACAAGACATGTTGAAAACTGGTGTGGCAAATGTCAAAG GGGAAATAAGTGATGTTCAAGACAGACTAGACACAATAAAAAAAGACATGGAGAGACATAAAG AAAGGGATCCTAAGATGGTCTCCATGATAG aaacaacaaaaaacatgaTAAATAATGAAAGAAAAAGTTACCAGTTTATTGCCACCAAAAGTTTCTGTGATGCCCGGGAAAAACTTCTGAAGAACAGGATTGTTATAATCCAGGGAAATACGGGAGATGGGAAATCATCTATTGCAATTGAACTCCTTCGTTCACTTTGCAGTGAGGAGGAGCAACAGAAGAACCTTTGCAGACAACCACTGGAATTATATGACATAAAGGACTTAGATTCAGTGGCACCAAAGTCACAATTAGTTGTTTATTTAGATGATATTTTTGGTAAGAATGCTGTGTGTTATGCAGATGTGGAAGAATGGGAGAAAAGACAAAAAGCTGTTCTATCCAAATTTTGTGAAAGTGAGCACTCTGAGAGCAATTTTCTTGTCATTACCATTCGCAGTGGAATTTTAAACTCTTTAGATAGTTCTTGTTTGGAAAATATATTCACAGAACAAAACATTATTGACCTAAATGAGTACAAagatgaaaaagaaaaactgGAATTATTAAGGTTATATGAACCAAAAGATGAATTTGTTAAATGGACAGATGATGAAGAGAAAGAGATAATAAGATCAGCCCCAGACATTGGGTTTCCCCAGTGTTGTAGATTGTTCAGGGACACACCCGCTTTGCAAGAAGAGAGATTAAACTTCTTTAGAAGACcttttcattttatgaaatcaGCTTTAGCTAAATTAAAAGATGGGAAATTTTATGGGTTGCTCTATCTGTTTCTCAATGGAGGCAAATTGATGGAAAATGATTTAGACCCTTCcagtgaaaatattaataacaaATTGCTAGAAGCAGCATTTGCTGTTGATGTAGTCAGAGTTATTCCAACTTCAGAACTCATGTACAACAAGGGGAGAAAACCTGAATTTGTGAAGGAATCATTGGAAAGTCTGCTGGGTTCGCTAGTGAAAAAAGAGTTCACCGAAATAGAAGGAGGATTTGATTCTTATTACAAATTCAATCATGATTCGATTGAGGAAACAGTGGCATTTTTGTATGGAGAGAAAACTCCCATTGGTTACATACAAAATTGTCCCAGCAAGTTCCTCAGTTTTCTTACTACAGCCAAACACACCCCAAACAGGATAGTCATATCATCTTACGAAAAAAAAAGATGCCATGTACAAACGCTCACTCAAAGAGTTTAA